DNA sequence from the Pedobacter sp. W3I1 genome:
TTATAATAGTGAAACGAAATCCTCGTGCCTGTTCCCCTTGGTGAACATAGTATCTTGGCTGCTGCGATTTTCTCTACTGTTTTTTGATCCAATGGCATACTCATAATGGTAGATTGATATTTTCGTTCCAATATCCAATCTGGAATTAATCCCCTTGAATTTAATGCTAGCCTGGCTTTGTTGGAAATTGCCTGTGTGGTTTTTTCAATCCAATCGAAACCCATTGAGCCAAGATAATTTAAGCTTTCTTTGAGTGTGCCAAAATTTAAAGTGTCTAAATGCCCGGGTTCGAAACACATCGATAAATGGTCTTTTCCTTTTAAAAAGGGTGCTGTAGGCAGCTCGGCCAATTTGTTTTTACTGTAAATCGCATCTTTCATTCGATCGGAAAGAAATGCGTAACCGTTTCCATATCCAGCTAAAAGCCATTTGTAGCCACTTCCGATCAAAGCATCCAAACCTGATTTTTCAAAGTTAAAATTGGTTGTGCCTAAAAACTGAGTGCCATCACCGATCAATAAAAGATCAGGGTATGTGGTTTTTAGTTTCTGGATAAATTCATCATCCATCCTTAATCCACTGATGTATTGCACGATGCTAAATGCCAGCACAGTAGGCTTAAATTTTTCAATGGCACTGACAATATTTTCTTCTAACTTTTCATCAATGGCTATGCTATGGTATTCAAAACCCATACTGATTACAGGATAACTCACAGATGGATATTCCTCTTCCAATAACAGAAAACGGTGATTTTTATCCAATCCACTCAATAAAGTATTAAAACCAACTGAGAAATTCTGAACCAAATAGGTGTTCTCGGATTTTGAACTGAAAAATTTAGCCATGTTATTTCTGACCTCGGTAATGAGGGGCAGATTTTCCATTCTGAAAATACTTCCTCCGGCAATAAAGTCTTGATCATGTTTAGTTCTCCATTCTGCCAGATTGGTAGATAAAATGCCTGAATTAGCAGTATTGAGATAAGTATATGCTGTGAGGATCGGAAAAGATGGGTTCATGCCCAAAATTAAAAGAATTGTGCGTTAAAAAAATAAATGCTGTCCTGAAATTGATTTTTATACAAACCTATGAGAATCACGTTTGTTAGGTTAATACAATCTGCTCATGTTATTATGGAAAATCAAACATTGTTACTGGTTACAGAACTTAAAAAATTATTAAATGGGGGTGGAGCACATGTAGGGTTTAAAGATGCTGTTGCCAATCTGCCTTTTAATCTCTTGGGCGAAAAGCCTTACAACTTACCTTATAGCATTTGGCAATTGGCCGAACACATTAAAATCGCCCAGTGGGATATGCTTGAATTTAGTAAGGACAGATCGCATCAATCGCCTAAATGGCCAGACGAATATTGGCCTAAAGAACTGGCGCCTAAGGATGAACAAACCTGGAACAATACACTAAAACAGATTGATGCTGATTTGAAAGAATTTATTGCTTTGTTAGATTCTTCAGATTTATATATGCCAATTCCGCATGGCGATGGACAAAGTGTATTACGTGAGGCCTTGCAGATTGCCGATCATAATGCCTATCATATTGCTGAAATTGTGGTGATCAGGCGTTTGTTGGGCGCCTGGAAAAGTTGAGCGTTTTTAACCACAGATGTACACAGATAAACACGGATTATCTCTGTGTACATCCTTTCCATCTCGCCAAATCGGGATAAGTAGTGGTTAATTATATTTGATTGTGCCCGGGTTTAGCTTAATGATATTGTCTCGTTTGGGCCTGTACTTTGCCGCTTATGCGGCTGGTTACTATGGTTTTAATCAGCTAAATTTAACTGTTCGTTCTCATGAACTTGAAAAAAGAAAAAGATTTATGTTACAAAACTCAAAAGCATTCAGCTCATTTTCTGTAGACGATGTACAGAAAGCAAAAGATTTTTATCAGGGAGTATTGGGTATCGAAGTTAAAGATAATCCAATGGGCTTAATTGAATTGGTTATTTCCGGATCAGCAAATGTATTACTTTATCCAAAGCCTAATCATGTTCCGGCAACTTTTACGGTGCTTAATTTTCCTGTCGAAAATATAGATCAAGCCGCCGACGAACTTATTGCCAAGGGAATAAAGTTCGAGATTTACAATGAAGCGTATCTTAAAACGGACAGTAAAGGCATCTCCAGGGGAAACGGTGGGCCAAACATTGCCTGGTTTAGAGATCCTGCTGGCAATATTTTGTCCATTTTGGAAACTGCTTAGGCATGACTTCCGAAGTTTGCGTGATGGCCTGGCGCTTTACCAACTTTGGAAGTCTTTCCAGGCCAAACTTAAGAAGTTTTTTTTCCTTAAAGCGAAATTCCATGGTCGGTGGCTCACCGACCAAAGATAATCTTGCCCTAAATAAGGCTTACAAAGTTTCCAGGTATTCAGTCCCAGGATTAAACTTTGTGAGTCTTGAAATTAACCTATCAGCCCAAAGCATTGATGTGCAATTTCGTATTCTTCATTAGTTGGGATAACCAATATCTTAACCTTTGAATCAGCTGTGTTAATCTCTTTCCGTTCACCTTTATAGGCTGTATTTTGAACTGGATCCAATTCAATGCCCAGGTAATCGAGTGAAGAACAAACGGCCTCGCGCATACTGCTGTCGTTTTCACCCACACCTGCTGTAAATACAATCGCATCTATGCCATTTAAAATAGCCGCGTAAGCACCAATAAATTTCTTGATCCTATAGGCATACAGTTTTAGCGCTAAAATTGCAGCTGCATTTCCTTCTCCAACCATTTTTCTAATATCGCGCATATCACTTGAGCCACCTACACCTAAAAGTCCCGATTGTTTGTTAACCAGGGTGCTTAACTGCTCTAAAGTATATCCAGCATGCTCCATTAAGTGAAAAATAACTGATGGATCTATCTCCGGAACGTGTGCCCATCATTAATCCACTTAGAGGCCCAAAACCCATGCTGGTATCTATCGATTTACCATTTTTAATAGCCGTTATACTGCAGCCGTTGCCTAAGTGAATGCTGATTATTTTAGTGTCTTTTTTATTTAACCAATTAATCGCCTGTTCGCTTACATATTTATGGCTGGTGCCATGAAATCCATATACCCTAATGCCATGCTCTTTATAATACCATTCTGGAATGGCATAACGATATGCCTGTTCTGGTATGGTTTGGTGAAATGCGGTATCGAATATGGCAATTTGTTTGGCATTTACAAAAGTCTGCTCGGCCACTTCAATGCATTTATAATTAACCGGATTATGCAGAGGGGCAAGCGAAAATAACTTTTTGATCTGATGTTTTACATCATCAGTAATAATGGTCGGACCAGAAAAATGTTCACCACCATGCACTACACGGTGACCAACAGCGGTAATATCATCAGGACTCGCAATTACTGCATATTCTCCCTGGGTTAATAATGCCAAAACCTGTTTTAATGCTTCACCATGGTTGGATATAAAACCTGTTTCTTCTATACTGTGCTTTTTGTTATTGGTATAAACCGTATGTTTTATAAACGAGCCCTCAATGCCAATCCGTTCTA
Encoded proteins:
- a CDS encoding aminotransferase class V-fold PLP-dependent enzyme; the encoded protein is MNPSFPILTAYTYLNTANSGILSTNLAEWRTKHDQDFIAGGSIFRMENLPLITEVRNNMAKFFSSKSENTYLVQNFSVGFNTLLSGLDKNHRFLLLEEEYPSVSYPVISMGFEYHSIAIDEKLEENIVSAIEKFKPTVLAFSIVQYISGLRMDDEFIQKLKTTYPDLLLIGDGTQFLGTTNFNFEKSGLDALIGSGYKWLLAGYGNGYAFLSDRMKDAIYSKNKLAELPTAPFLKGKDHLSMCFEPGHLDTLNFGTLKESLNYLGSMGFDWIEKTTQAISNKARLALNSRGLIPDWILERKYQSTIMSMPLDQKTVEKIAAAKILCSPRGTGTRISFHYYNTEEDLNQLLRVLDNRS
- a CDS encoding DinB family protein, whose protein sequence is MENQTLLLVTELKKLLNGGGAHVGFKDAVANLPFNLLGEKPYNLPYSIWQLAEHIKIAQWDMLEFSKDRSHQSPKWPDEYWPKELAPKDEQTWNNTLKQIDADLKEFIALLDSSDLYMPIPHGDGQSVLREALQIADHNAYHIAEIVVIRRLLGAWKS
- a CDS encoding VOC family protein translates to MLQNSKAFSSFSVDDVQKAKDFYQGVLGIEVKDNPMGLIELVISGSANVLLYPKPNHVPATFTVLNFPVENIDQAADELIAKGIKFEIYNEAYLKTDSKGISRGNGGPNIAWFRDPAGNILSILETA